The following proteins come from a genomic window of Candidatus Brocadia sp.:
- a CDS encoding DUF72 domain-containing protein gives MIQIGCCGFPVARQKYFDTFRVVELQQTFYQPPLLSTVQKWRKEAPPDFEYTLKAWQLITHEPSSPTYRRLKIKIPQSKEKNYGSFKPTDEVYAAWEKIKEIADALHAKVIVFQCPASFEPTAENKSNLKRFFFSMKTDTYIFAWEPRGKWDEKEIEILCQELNLIHCVDPFKSKPIFGSICYYRLHGIGGYRYKYTQEDMNTLKNFMKEKINIYVMFNNISMYNDALTFKNFFR, from the coding sequence ATGATACAAATTGGTTGCTGCGGTTTCCCCGTTGCAAGGCAAAAATACTTCGATACATTCAGGGTCGTAGAACTCCAGCAGACCTTTTACCAACCACCTCTCTTGTCAACCGTCCAGAAATGGCGCAAGGAAGCTCCTCCTGATTTTGAATATACATTGAAGGCATGGCAATTAATAACCCATGAGCCAAGTTCTCCAACATATCGAAGGCTGAAGATAAAAATTCCTCAATCAAAAGAAAAGAATTACGGTTCATTTAAACCAACTGATGAGGTATATGCAGCCTGGGAAAAGATAAAGGAAATCGCTGATGCATTACATGCAAAGGTCATTGTATTTCAATGTCCTGCCTCCTTTGAACCCACAGCAGAAAATAAGAGTAACCTGAAAAGATTCTTCTTTTCCATGAAAACAGATACGTATATCTTTGCCTGGGAACCAAGGGGGAAATGGGATGAAAAGGAGATAGAAATCCTTTGTCAGGAACTCAATCTCATCCATTGTGTAGACCCTTTTAAATCAAAACCAATCTTTGGAAGCATCTGTTACTATCGCTTGCATGGCATCGGTGGTTATCGATATAAATACACACAAGAGGACATGAATACACTAAAGAACTTTATGAAAGAGAAAATCAATATCTATGTAATGTTCAATAATATCTCCATGTACAACGATGCACTGACATTCAAAAACTTTTTTCGATAG
- a CDS encoding radical SAM protein has translation MNILIVITNRYRNPVPVMPVGACSVADAVEKAGHRVRVLDLMFEQDPLSAMEKELEKLSPDIVGLSVRNIDNNDMQNPVAFFKDLKPLVDSIRSRTQATLVLGGSAVAVMPEELLRYTGADWAVLGDGEVVFPELLKALSQGRIPDRMPGIAWREDNIIKKNSGAAVRFSDGCLVPNFHRWINIHAYISRMSTVPVQTKLGCHFKCVYCTYRKIEGHDYRLSASESVVDTIQHLAALGLRDIEFVDNVFNSPYDHALAVCDGLAKVRPDVRLQSLELNPLFIDDDLLAVMEKAGFVGIGITVESASGTVLEGLNKGFTVEDVFNAARIIQRHKLPCLWIFMLGGPGETEATVQETLLFAERFIRPGDVAFFNMGIRIYPGTELEQIARRQDVLALSTEEMLEPVFYFSPSLDLDWLKSALCKVMAAHMNYINSNTIGFSFLPIMNRLGYRLGVKPPLWKHTRFIRRGLRFFGMDV, from the coding sequence GTGAATATCCTTATTGTCATTACCAATCGTTATAGGAACCCTGTACCTGTGATGCCGGTTGGTGCATGCTCAGTGGCTGATGCTGTTGAGAAGGCGGGTCACAGGGTTAGGGTATTGGACTTGATGTTTGAGCAAGACCCTTTGAGTGCCATGGAAAAGGAACTTGAAAAGTTAAGCCCGGATATAGTGGGTCTCTCGGTTCGAAACATCGATAATAATGATATGCAAAATCCGGTAGCGTTTTTTAAAGATTTGAAACCACTGGTAGATAGTATTCGAAGCAGGACGCAAGCAACTCTCGTCCTCGGTGGTTCTGCGGTTGCAGTAATGCCCGAAGAATTACTTCGCTACACAGGGGCAGACTGGGCGGTATTGGGAGACGGAGAAGTTGTTTTTCCGGAATTATTAAAAGCACTTTCACAAGGCAGGATACCCGATAGGATGCCGGGTATTGCATGGCGAGAAGACAATATCATAAAAAAAAATTCAGGTGCAGCAGTCCGTTTTTCGGATGGCTGTCTGGTCCCCAATTTTCACCGCTGGATTAATATACATGCCTATATATCCAGGATGTCTACTGTTCCCGTCCAGACAAAGCTTGGATGTCACTTCAAATGTGTATACTGTACGTATAGAAAAATTGAAGGGCATGATTATCGTTTGTCTGCTTCCGAGAGTGTGGTCGATACTATTCAGCATCTTGCAGCACTGGGGCTAAGAGATATCGAGTTCGTTGATAATGTGTTTAATTCTCCGTATGATCATGCATTGGCTGTATGTGACGGTCTTGCAAAAGTTCGACCCGATGTTCGTCTCCAGAGCCTTGAATTGAATCCGCTTTTTATAGACGATGACCTTCTTGCAGTAATGGAGAAAGCAGGTTTTGTTGGTATCGGTATTACCGTTGAAAGTGCATCAGGTACTGTTTTAGAAGGACTCAACAAAGGTTTTACCGTGGAAGATGTATTTAACGCAGCCCGAATCATTCAGCGTCACAAGTTACCCTGTTTATGGATATTTATGCTTGGGGGGCCGGGTGAGACCGAGGCGACTGTGCAGGAAACGCTCCTCTTTGCAGAACGCTTCATACGTCCGGGAGACGTTGCATTTTTCAATATGGGGATACGTATTTATCCTGGTACGGAACTCGAACAGATAGCACGGAGACAAGATGTTCTGGCACTTTCCACTGAAGAAATGCTGGAACCTGTATTTTATTTTTCTCCTTCCCTTGATCTGGACTGGCTGAAAAGTGCTTTGTGCAAGGTAATGGCTGCGCATATGAACTATATCAACTCAAATACCATTGGGTTCTCATTTCTGCCAATAATGAATCGTTTGGGATACAGATTGGGAGTCAAGCCTCCTCTCTGGAAGCACACACGTTTTATTCGGCGCGGGCTCAGATTTTTTGGAATGGACGTATAA